From Coffea arabica cultivar ET-39 chromosome 10e, Coffea Arabica ET-39 HiFi, whole genome shotgun sequence, one genomic window encodes:
- the LOC113711814 gene encoding DNA replication complex GINS protein SLD5, whose amino-acid sequence METGAQDGSSGYSTMDDYESLISTTDAELLKRAWQNEKAAPQILRFEAALIQRSREQIKLMEETVGEFTRNGIDPLTVSLYQMDLDRTIFLLRSYLRTRLQKIEKYVFHIQKTAELWNRLSRQEKRFAERCIEDMEKHLDQSVLSKLPSSYKSHLKQSSSSEEDDMVPEPRLDTYVICRSKRFLGAFQLDDSAEEPVNIEADDLYALPYKSIKPLVETGQIDLV is encoded by the exons ATGGAGACTGGTGCGCAAGATGGATCCTCAGGATACTCGACAATGGATGATTACGAGTCTTTGATTTCAACAACAGATGCAGAACTCTTGAAACGTGCTTGGCAGAACGAGAAGGCTGCCCCACAAATTCTTCGATTTGAGGCCGCTCTGATTCAAAGGTCACGTGAACAAATTAAATTGATG gAAGAGACAGTGGGAGAATTCACAAGAAATGGCATTGATCCACTCACCGTGTCTCTTTATCAGATGGACTTGGACAGGACCATCTTTCTCTTGAGGTCATATCTACGGACTCGTCTTCAAAAG ATTGAGAAGTATGTGTTTCACATCCAGAAAACTGCCGAGTTATGGAATCGGCTTTCCAGACAGGAGAAAAGGTTTGCTGAAAG GTGTATAGAAGACATGGAAAAGCATTTGGATCAATCTGTTCTTTCAAAGTTGCCTAGCAGTTACAAGTCTCATTTAAAGCAATCTTCAAGTAGTGAAGAGGATGACATGG TTCCTGAGCCACGGCTCGACACTTACGTCATCTGCAGAAGCAAGAGATTTTTAGGAGCCTTCCAGCTTGATGACAG TGCGGAAGAGCCTGTGAACATTGAAGCTGACGATCTGTATGCTTTACCTTACAAGTCAATAAAGCCTCTTGTGGAGACGGGTCAAATTGATCTGGTTTGA